One window of Sphingobacteriales bacterium genomic DNA carries:
- the paaA gene encoding 1,2-phenylacetyl-CoA epoxidase subunit A encodes MYGGGYIYDPEKKDQANIVEDPEKLAQFEAKIDSGEKIEPSDWMPFEYRRQLIRMIEQHAHSEIIGALPEGTWITRAPGFKRKMALIAKVQDEIGHGQLLYAAAETLGKPREQMLNDLMSGKSKYSNVFNYPAKTWADVTVIGFLIDAGAIINQLANSKGSYAPYCRALKRICAEESFHLKQGYEGFVYLATGTPTQRAMLQDAVNRWWPPIMHFFGPADKVSVHTEKLMRWQVKMDTNDNMRNEFLEQYVPKIWELGITVPDPNLRKNSETGRWEYTEPDWEEFFRVINGHGPCNKERLDVRKWVEESGRWVRQALFKTNEMYKMPLA; translated from the coding sequence ATGTACGGAGGAGGATATATTTATGACCCTGAAAAGAAAGATCAGGCTAACATTGTGGAAGACCCTGAAAAATTGGCGCAATTTGAGGCCAAGATTGACAGCGGTGAAAAAATAGAGCCGAGCGATTGGATGCCCTTTGAGTATCGTCGCCAACTGATTCGAATGATTGAGCAACATGCTCATTCCGAAATTATTGGAGCCTTGCCGGAAGGCACCTGGATTACCCGCGCTCCCGGATTTAAGCGCAAAATGGCGTTAATTGCAAAAGTACAGGACGAAATAGGGCATGGACAGTTGCTGTATGCTGCTGCCGAAACTTTGGGCAAACCGCGCGAACAGATGCTGAACGACCTGATGAGCGGCAAATCCAAATATTCCAATGTGTTTAATTACCCCGCTAAAACGTGGGCTGATGTTACGGTGATTGGATTTTTGATTGATGCGGGTGCTATCATCAACCAACTGGCCAACTCTAAAGGCTCTTATGCACCTTATTGCCGTGCTTTGAAGCGAATTTGTGCCGAAGAATCTTTCCATCTGAAACAGGGTTATGAAGGTTTTGTGTATCTGGCAACCGGTACTCCGACCCAACGCGCCATGTTGCAGGATGCGGTTAACCGTTGGTGGCCACCTATTATGCACTTTTTCGGGCCGGCCGACAAGGTTTCGGTTCATACCGAGAAACTGATGCGCTGGCAGGTTAAAATGGATACCAACGACAATATGAGGAACGAATTTTTAGAGCAATATGTCCCCAAAATATGGGAGCTCGGAATTACCGTACCCGACCCTAACCTGCGGAAAAACTCCGAAACCGGACGGTGGGAATATACCGAACCTGATTGGGAGGAGTTTTTCAGAGTCATTAACGGACATGGTCCCTGCAACAAAGAACGGCTCGATGTGCGCAAATGGGTTGAAGAAAGCGGGCGTTGGGTAAGACAAGCATTGTTTAAAACCAACGAAATGTATAAAATGCCGTTGGCATAA
- the paaH gene encoding 1,2-phenylacetyl-CoA epoxidase subunit B — translation MSSLDPRINRLDLVKTANAETISQHQHWETYEVFVQAKRGGHHTHVGSLHAADHDMALIFAKEQFARRGQCHNLWVVKTSDVFALDTEDADMFAENNEKKYRNPGGFKVSDKITAYKKSRKQDQTDNND, via the coding sequence ATGTCATCTTTAGACCCCCGAATTAACCGCTTAGATTTGGTAAAAACTGCAAACGCAGAAACCATCTCTCAACATCAGCATTGGGAAACTTACGAAGTGTTTGTTCAGGCAAAACGAGGTGGGCACCATACCCATGTTGGTTCACTTCATGCTGCCGATCACGATATGGCACTGATTTTTGCCAAAGAACAATTTGCCCGCCGCGGTCAATGTCATAATTTATGGGTGGTTAAGACCAGCGATGTTTTTGCCCTTGATACAGAGGATGCAGATATGTTTGCTGAAAACAATGAAAAAAAATATCGCAACCCGGGAGGATTTAAAGTAAGTGATAAAATCACCGCTTACAAAAAAAGCCGGAAACAGGATCAAACAGATAATAACGATTAA
- the paaC gene encoding phenylacetate-CoA oxygenase subunit PaaC, protein MNTDAIKELIYKMGDDALILGHRNSEWTGIAPTLEEDISFSSIAQDQIGHALALYTILHESLGEPNPDMIGFARKEAAFKCSHLAELPGGEYDFSLIRHFLFDHAEMLRYRALAESSYKPLAQLAGKIIGELKYHILHANTWVRQLGNSTEEAKARLQSSLNVLMPYALGMFEPGPFEQTLEQEGVFIGEAALQTQWLVSIEAVIGQTALQMPDIKTLTPVFGGRYGYHTEYLNPLLDEMTEVFRIDESAEW, encoded by the coding sequence ATGAATACAGATGCTATTAAAGAACTGATTTATAAAATGGGTGATGATGCGTTAATTCTGGGACATCGCAACTCAGAGTGGACCGGTATTGCCCCGACTTTAGAAGAGGACATTTCTTTTTCGTCAATTGCACAAGATCAGATAGGACATGCCCTGGCATTATACACGATATTGCACGAATCATTAGGCGAACCGAATCCGGACATGATCGGGTTTGCCCGGAAAGAAGCAGCGTTTAAATGCAGTCATTTGGCGGAACTTCCCGGCGGTGAGTATGATTTCAGCCTGATTCGCCATTTTTTGTTTGATCACGCTGAAATGCTGCGTTACCGCGCTTTAGCCGAATCTTCCTATAAACCCCTTGCTCAGTTGGCCGGGAAGATTATAGGGGAGCTTAAATACCATATACTTCATGCAAATACCTGGGTGCGGCAGTTGGGCAACTCGACTGAAGAAGCTAAAGCGCGCCTGCAAAGTTCGCTCAATGTTTTGATGCCTTATGCTTTAGGGATGTTTGAACCCGGCCCGTTTGAGCAAACTCTTGAACAGGAAGGAGTTTTCATAGGCGAAGCTGCGCTTCAAACGCAATGGCTCGTTTCTATTGAGGCAGTTATTGGTCAGACAGCCCTGCAAATGCCCGACATTAAAACACTTACCCCTGTATTTGGCGGGCGATATGGCTATCATACAGAATACCTGAACCCGTTGTTGGACGAGATGACAGAGGTATTTAGAATTGACGAATCGGCTGAATGGTAG
- the serS gene encoding serine--tRNA ligase yields the protein MLELTAIRTNPDEIKKRLSVKNFAHLNLIDTVVALDEKRKTIQHALDAALGQINSLSKEVGDAFKSGRKEEAEQLKAQSTAIKETVNQLEQEAKQNEIDLHEALVQLPNLPHQSVPVGKTPEDNEVVYSHGNLPDLPEHAVPHWDLAHKYRLIDFELGVKITGAGFPVYIGKGAQLQRALINFFLKEATAAGYLEMQVPHVVNEDSAYATGQLPDKEGQMYHVGADGFYLIPTAEVPLTNIFRDEIIKEEDLPVKVCGYTPCFRREAGSYGKDVRGLNRLHQFDKVEIVQIQHPDKSYDTLETMVQHVSGLLKQLQLPFRILRLCGGDMSFASALTYDFEVYSAAQKRWLEVSSVSNFETFQTNRLKLRFKDSETKKNKLLHSLNGSALALPRIVAALLENNQTQTGIAIPEVLRAYTGFDKIGD from the coding sequence ATGCTGGAACTGACCGCGATACGAACCAACCCGGATGAGATTAAAAAACGACTTTCGGTAAAAAATTTCGCCCATCTGAATTTGATTGATACCGTTGTTGCTTTAGACGAAAAGCGCAAAACCATCCAACATGCTTTAGATGCCGCTTTAGGTCAAATCAATTCTTTATCAAAAGAAGTGGGAGACGCATTTAAATCCGGCAGGAAAGAAGAAGCCGAACAACTTAAAGCACAATCCACAGCCATCAAAGAAACAGTCAATCAATTAGAGCAGGAAGCCAAACAAAACGAAATTGATTTGCACGAAGCTTTGGTTCAACTCCCCAATTTGCCACACCAATCAGTGCCTGTTGGCAAAACGCCCGAAGACAACGAAGTGGTATATTCGCATGGCAACCTGCCCGATTTGCCTGAACATGCAGTTCCTCATTGGGATCTCGCCCATAAATACCGGCTCATAGATTTTGAACTCGGTGTAAAAATAACCGGTGCGGGATTTCCGGTCTATATTGGAAAGGGCGCTCAACTGCAACGGGCGCTGATCAATTTTTTCTTAAAGGAAGCCACTGCGGCCGGGTATCTGGAAATGCAGGTACCGCATGTGGTCAACGAAGACAGCGCTTATGCAACAGGACAACTGCCCGATAAAGAAGGGCAAATGTACCATGTCGGGGCAGACGGGTTTTACCTCATCCCCACTGCTGAAGTACCCCTGACCAATATTTTCAGAGACGAGATTATCAAAGAAGAAGACCTGCCGGTTAAGGTTTGCGGCTATACGCCCTGCTTCCGGCGCGAAGCCGGTTCTTATGGAAAAGACGTGCGCGGACTGAACCGCCTGCATCAGTTCGATAAAGTCGAAATCGTACAGATTCAACACCCGGACAAATCTTATGATACTTTGGAGACAATGGTGCAACATGTTTCAGGCTTGTTAAAACAACTGCAACTGCCCTTCAGAATTTTGCGGTTATGTGGAGGGGATATGTCGTTTGCCTCTGCGCTGACCTATGATTTTGAGGTGTATTCAGCCGCACAAAAACGATGGCTTGAAGTCAGTTCTGTATCTAACTTTGAAACTTTTCAGACAAACCGGTTAAAACTGCGATTTAAGGACAGTGAGACTAAAAAAAACAAACTGCTCCACAGTTTAAACGGCAGTGCACTTGCCTTGCCCCGTATTGTTGCAGCCCTGTTAGAAAACAACCAAACCCAAACCGGAATCGCCATTCCCGAAGTGCTTCGGGCTTATACCGGGTTTGACAAGATTGGAGATTAA
- the atpC gene encoding ATP synthase F1 subunit epsilon, whose product MNLELITPDQKVFSGQADRVQLPGIDGMFEVLDRHAPLISALKSGRIKITTGKTVKLIDISSGFAEVLNNNVIVLAESATEL is encoded by the coding sequence ATGAACCTCGAATTAATAACCCCCGACCAAAAGGTATTTTCAGGCCAAGCCGACCGCGTTCAGCTTCCCGGTATTGATGGCATGTTTGAAGTGCTTGACCGGCATGCCCCCCTGATTTCAGCCCTAAAAAGCGGACGCATTAAAATTACAACCGGTAAAACCGTGAAACTCATTGACATCAGCAGCGGATTTGCCGAAGTGTTGAATAACAATGTCATTGTTTTGGCCGAATCCGCCACTGAACTATAA
- a CDS encoding F0F1 ATP synthase subunit beta, whose product MAKAGKIKQIVGAVIDVSFPSGHLPEILSALEVIREDGTKLVLECQQHLGEDSVRTIAMDSTDGLMRGLEVVDTGQTIRMPVGNNIRGRLFNVIGNTIDGIGALKSEKHYPIHRQPPAYEDLSTEAEPLFTGIKVIDLLEPYLRGGKIGLFGGAGVGKTVLIMELINNIALGYSGLSVFAGVGERTREGNDLLREMVEANVVKYGKDFIHNLEETGAWDLSKVDNQLLEESFITMVFGQMNEPPGARARVALSGLTVAEYFRDGDEGDSSGRDILFFIDNIFRFTQAGSEVSALLGRMPSAVGYQPTLATEMGLMQERITSTKRGSITSVQAVYVPADDLTDPAPATTFAHLDATTVLSRKLAALGIYPAVDPLESTSRILTPNIVGEEHYQTAQRVKAILQRYKELQDIIAILGMDELSEDDKLVVLRARRVQRFLSQPFHVAEQFTGLKGVFVPIEETIRGFNMIMDGELDQYPEAAFNLVGTIDDAIEKGKKLLAEAENN is encoded by the coding sequence ATGGCTAAAGCAGGTAAAATTAAGCAAATTGTAGGTGCGGTCATAGATGTATCGTTTCCAAGCGGTCATTTGCCGGAGATTTTGAGTGCCTTAGAGGTAATCCGGGAAGATGGAACGAAGTTAGTATTAGAATGTCAGCAGCATTTAGGAGAAGACAGCGTTCGTACCATTGCGATGGATTCTACCGACGGTTTGATGCGGGGTTTGGAAGTAGTAGATACCGGCCAGACCATCCGAATGCCGGTAGGCAATAATATCAGAGGTCGTCTTTTCAATGTAATCGGCAATACAATTGACGGAATTGGAGCGCTCAAATCTGAGAAGCATTACCCCATTCACCGTCAGCCGCCCGCCTACGAAGACCTTTCAACCGAAGCTGAACCACTTTTTACGGGTATCAAGGTAATTGACCTGTTAGAGCCTTACCTGCGGGGAGGAAAAATCGGGTTGTTCGGTGGTGCCGGGGTAGGTAAAACGGTATTAATCATGGAGTTGATTAACAACATCGCATTAGGTTATTCCGGATTGTCTGTGTTTGCAGGTGTTGGTGAGCGTACCCGCGAAGGAAATGACCTGCTTCGCGAAATGGTCGAAGCAAATGTGGTAAAATATGGTAAAGACTTTATTCACAACCTTGAAGAAACCGGCGCATGGGATTTAAGCAAAGTTGACAACCAACTGCTCGAAGAATCCTTTATCACCATGGTTTTCGGACAAATGAACGAACCTCCCGGAGCGCGTGCCCGTGTGGCCTTGTCCGGGTTGACCGTTGCCGAATATTTCCGCGACGGAGACGAGGGCGACAGCAGCGGACGCGACATCCTTTTCTTTATTGACAATATCTTCCGCTTTACACAGGCAGGTTCCGAAGTTTCTGCACTTCTTGGACGTATGCCCTCGGCAGTAGGTTATCAGCCTACTTTGGCTACAGAAATGGGGTTGATGCAGGAGCGTATCACCTCCACCAAACGCGGTTCAATCACCTCAGTTCAGGCTGTATATGTACCTGCTGATGACTTGACCGACCCCGCACCGGCTACTACCTTTGCACACCTTGACGCTACTACGGTATTGAGCCGTAAATTAGCCGCTCTTGGTATTTATCCCGCCGTTGACCCGTTAGAGTCAACTTCACGAATTCTGACCCCCAACATTGTCGGTGAAGAACATTATCAGACTGCTCAAAGGGTAAAAGCCATTTTGCAACGCTACAAAGAACTTCAGGATATCATTGCCATCTTAGGTATGGATGAATTGAGCGAAGATGATAAATTGGTCGTACTTCGTGCCCGTCGCGTTCAGCGTTTTCTCTCTCAGCCATTCCACGTAGCCGAACAGTTTACCGGATTAAAGGGAGTGTTTGTGCCGATTGAAGAAACGATCCGCGGATTTAACATGATCATGGATGGTGAGTTAGACCAATATCCCGAAGCAGCCTTCAACTTAGTCGGTACTATTGATGATGCCATTGAAAAAGGCAAGAAATTACTTGCTGAGGCAGAAAACAATTAA
- a CDS encoding T9SS type A sorting domain-containing protein, giving the protein MNNLFAQEFAVGSLIMPPCEPAGICIDFLGCNVICNNTIQRQPCIYSSTPLPTGIAGIFYACDFPIFGWGQSAGTCDYFENSPLNPDDDMTGSIGVFGGNDSFSYPDPIIPFLTIWVYPRSEVPFLVANIQPNTNYLLSYVRRSVNNINITTGAAPLPLIAEYDLEPTHLEIATYNWENLPCVSSSQVLSQLPLTGSVSLLSDNHFGGANPEFAWKQIIAAVTTGNTPTHNALYCYIRRDISPEGGYYIQIDHFEMIPDIFISNQTVNMTCNETSVTIGDPSLCANTDLLNMRYRWSESTDGGNTWTALFSFDNQTSIAVAPDVPTQYKLTRYFPDFFIAPDGTQVPISTINGITGTVVKNAIITVIPYYQGFGGSLDYTATNSAPTLWTNGSNQLNNSNTATTPLLFGGTLTIPTGVNIVISGMNIEFGPSARIVVQPGATLSLQNCHLTGTCNQMWQGIQAYGNSSGNFGRITTPNDGSTNIIEHAVTGICTFQYPILNFTTINNSLASIPDFNALTGIVNLVFTNLWTPGVINTANAQLQLHNVRFVDCFMGINNSWTPSNNDVYENCLFTTTGTGLRFPFTGFSRGEAGIFAVFNQTMLIEGCSFQNMKFGTRTNGTQNLTMIPETVTTTPCIFNNCLVGISSRNFTNTAFPNCTITDNTFINCGTAIQTQGSNATIRRNNISNGQGTVSMGVFSLGSTFTIANNNISNTTIGVAVTDDDLAGGRVFGNNIQNTNGAIMSVGSNLITQIQCNNLVNYNYYAIASVPWAVAAQIGDLADQGNCVPTPFVQPAANVFTPPATGAILDDVYLFPINTSQFFYRDFDDQLPWTDPNFSMSPGVYQSCGAVSPFLNSTYCGSISPMIPSGDVKNLTDIHLRDLMTCAWAKEYGMAKDTANLLAFLQELNTPVAQRYLLQYELQQKNLPIVNQLLQLLPLDREEDISYHYFYDLLYRLEQEQRTFFEITPEEESALLQIADSRSQTAFKAQTMLYLARGLEFEVTLPELNWQTAFKNGKPDNNRTVLLQPNPAQNQVTVTYNLDNQAQSPQAQVQLYFYNVSGKLVYQTTLQGAGTESISVNAFQAGIYFCQIIAGSGKILSHQKLVIVK; this is encoded by the coding sequence GTGAATAACCTTTTTGCACAAGAGTTTGCCGTCGGCTCTTTGATAATGCCTCCTTGTGAGCCTGCCGGAATTTGTATAGATTTTCTTGGCTGTAATGTTATTTGCAACAATACAATTCAGAGGCAGCCATGCATCTACTCTTCGACACCTTTGCCAACCGGAATTGCGGGTATATTTTATGCCTGCGATTTCCCCATTTTTGGATGGGGACAGTCTGCCGGCACATGCGACTACTTCGAAAACAGCCCTCTTAACCCAGACGACGATATGACAGGTTCTATTGGTGTTTTTGGCGGCAATGATTCGTTTTCTTATCCAGACCCTATAATTCCTTTTTTAACAATTTGGGTGTATCCAAGATCTGAAGTACCATTTTTAGTAGCAAATATTCAACCCAATACAAATTATTTATTGAGTTATGTTCGGCGTAGTGTTAACAACATAAACATAACTACTGGTGCCGCCCCTCTACCTTTAATAGCTGAATATGATTTAGAACCTACTCACTTAGAAATAGCCACCTATAATTGGGAGAATTTACCCTGTGTTTCCAGTAGTCAAGTATTATCACAATTGCCTCTTACTGGAAGCGTATCATTACTATCAGATAATCATTTTGGCGGTGCGAACCCTGAATTTGCTTGGAAACAGATAATTGCAGCTGTAACAACCGGCAATACTCCTACCCACAATGCCTTATACTGTTACATAAGAAGAGACATCTCACCCGAAGGGGGCTATTACATTCAAATAGACCACTTCGAGATGATACCCGATATTTTTATCAGCAACCAAACCGTTAATATGACCTGCAACGAAACATCTGTTACTATTGGCGACCCTTCGCTCTGTGCGAATACAGATTTGTTGAACATGCGCTATCGTTGGTCTGAATCAACAGACGGCGGTAATACCTGGACGGCCTTATTTAGTTTCGATAATCAAACTTCGATTGCTGTTGCGCCGGATGTCCCCACACAATATAAATTAACCAGATATTTTCCTGATTTTTTTATCGCACCTGATGGAACTCAAGTGCCCATCTCCACAATTAACGGAATTACCGGAACTGTAGTTAAAAACGCCATTATAACTGTAATACCTTATTATCAGGGCTTCGGTGGCAGTTTGGATTATACGGCAACAAACAGCGCACCCACATTGTGGACAAACGGCAGCAATCAGCTAAACAACTCCAATACAGCTACTACACCACTGTTATTTGGCGGTACGCTTACTATACCTACCGGGGTAAACATAGTTATAAGTGGCATGAATATTGAATTCGGGCCTTCTGCCCGAATTGTGGTACAACCGGGTGCAACGCTTTCGCTTCAAAACTGCCATTTAACCGGCACCTGCAACCAAATGTGGCAAGGAATACAAGCTTATGGAAACAGCAGTGGAAATTTCGGCAGAATTACTACTCCCAATGATGGTTCAACAAATATTATTGAACACGCTGTAACGGGTATTTGTACTTTTCAATACCCCATTTTAAACTTTACCACTATTAACAACAGCCTTGCTTCGATACCCGATTTTAATGCGCTTACAGGCATAGTAAATCTTGTTTTTACTAACTTATGGACACCGGGTGTTATAAACACCGCAAATGCCCAATTGCAATTGCACAATGTACGCTTTGTTGATTGTTTTATGGGAATAAACAACAGTTGGACACCCAGCAATAATGATGTGTATGAAAACTGCTTATTTACCACCACGGGCACGGGATTGAGATTTCCCTTTACTGGTTTTTCGCGCGGCGAAGCAGGTATTTTTGCCGTTTTTAACCAAACGATGTTAATTGAAGGCTGCAGTTTTCAGAATATGAAATTTGGCACCCGAACCAACGGCACACAAAATTTAACCATGATACCCGAAACTGTAACCACAACACCTTGTATATTCAATAACTGTTTGGTAGGCATATCTTCACGAAATTTTACCAACACTGCATTTCCTAACTGCACCATAACCGATAATACTTTTATAAACTGTGGCACCGCGATACAAACACAAGGCAGCAATGCAACAATCAGGCGAAACAATATCAGTAATGGGCAGGGAACAGTAAGTATGGGTGTGTTTTCTTTAGGTTCTACCTTTACCATTGCCAACAATAATATCAGCAATACAACTATTGGCGTTGCCGTTACGGACGACGATTTAGCCGGCGGGCGGGTGTTTGGCAATAACATACAAAATACAAACGGAGCCATTATGAGCGTAGGCAGCAATCTGATTACTCAAATACAATGCAACAACTTAGTAAACTACAACTATTATGCTATTGCTTCCGTGCCTTGGGCTGTTGCTGCCCAAATTGGCGATTTGGCAGACCAGGGAAATTGTGTGCCTACACCTTTTGTACAACCCGCAGCCAATGTTTTTACACCGCCCGCCACAGGGGCCATATTAGACGATGTTTATTTATTTCCCATAAATACCAGCCAGTTTTTCTACCGCGATTTCGACGATCAACTCCCATGGACCGACCCTAACTTTAGCATGTCGCCGGGGGTGTATCAGTCTTGTGGAGCCGTTTCTCCCTTTTTAAACTCTACATATTGCGGAAGTATCAGCCCTATGATACCCTCCGGCGATGTTAAAAACCTGACTGATATACATTTGCGCGATTTGATGACCTGCGCATGGGCTAAAGAATACGGCATGGCAAAAGATACGGCTAATTTATTGGCATTTTTGCAGGAACTGAATACGCCTGTTGCCCAACGCTATTTGCTGCAATATGAATTGCAACAAAAAAACCTGCCCATTGTAAACCAATTGCTCCAGTTATTACCCTTAGATCGGGAGGAAGACATCAGCTACCACTATTTTTATGATTTGCTTTACCGTTTAGAGCAAGAACAGCGGACTTTTTTTGAAATTACACCCGAAGAAGAAAGTGCCTTGCTACAAATAGCCGACAGCCGCAGCCAAACGGCTTTTAAAGCCCAAACGATGTTGTATTTAGCACGAGGGCTAGAATTTGAAGTAACGCTGCCCGAACTGAACTGGCAGACTGCTTTTAAAAACGGTAAGCCCGACAATAACAGGACAGTGCTGCTACAACCCAACCCTGCCCAAAACCAAGTAACGGTTACCTACAATTTAGACAACCAAGCGCAAAGCCCTCAAGCACAAGTGCAATTGTATTTTTATAATGTATCGGGCAAACTGGTATATCAAACCACATTACAAGGGGCAGGCACAGAAAGCATATCTGTTAATGCTTTTCAAGCCGGCATTTATTTTTGCCAGATTATAGCCGGTAGCGGTAAAATACTGTCGCACCAAAAATTAGTAATTGTAAAATAA
- a CDS encoding T9SS type A sorting domain-containing protein produces the protein MKNINLLCVLLLFMSCIGIAQSKYFEISYNWDDNNNSNGWSILINNAGNYVIGGNTKDDSLFAEDFRPFLLEMNKEGQILSVHEYIHPSNYPSSILDFDYNGSEYFLGGWIASPNPNVYYMLLDLNFNLLKVSEIGSYEFQNNCQSVCKTSDNGYLLGGQYGFTAPTDYSHPYLIKTDSTGHKQWDTIYYNYGNPYNSWIRDIQPDPDGGYYLIGSTTATGFIGDILLMKIDEQGNELWHEIYDYNLFGEEAVAEWGGSILVCSGEGLLVSSVHQNYLAFPIKPRKTILIKLDTSRNIEWDTFYNTDFDGFQAARVIQATDEGFVFAGLQFPTSASNNVKAILARTDANGNLLWKRLYDYAGFDNYFYDLIGTPDGDFIACGRTEYYDFPAGIGQANLYIVKTNCMGLLTEPEAAFAYEPLGSNEIQFTNQTLYAYPDSIDGGYYRWDWGDGSPPYLCGQGYDLCSGNILTHQYPASGTYTTTLTAIVCSDTSLVQAQIDTEGGGGTVGLPPDMPPPDPLKGEKSLQVYPNPATNTLTFQQVSKSPSGDLGVNGAGDLEIKLHTLTGQTALQTTLAAGETNKTISVAHLPVGMYLYEAEQSGSVLARGKVAVVR, from the coding sequence ATGAAAAATATAAACTTGCTTTGTGTTTTGCTGCTATTTATGAGCTGTATTGGCATCGCTCAAAGTAAATATTTTGAAATATCATACAACTGGGACGACAATAACAACTCAAACGGTTGGTCTATTCTAATAAACAATGCCGGAAACTACGTAATTGGCGGCAATACAAAAGACGACAGCCTGTTCGCAGAGGATTTCCGTCCTTTTTTATTAGAGATGAATAAAGAAGGACAAATTTTGAGTGTACACGAATATATTCATCCGAGTAACTACCCCAGTTCCATTTTAGATTTTGATTATAATGGCAGCGAATATTTTTTGGGGGGATGGATAGCTAGCCCCAATCCAAATGTGTATTATATGCTACTTGATTTAAACTTTAATCTATTAAAAGTTAGCGAAATAGGGAGTTATGAGTTTCAGAATAATTGTCAATCTGTGTGTAAAACATCTGATAATGGATATTTGTTAGGAGGTCAATATGGATTCACAGCACCGACCGATTATTCTCACCCATATTTAATTAAAACAGACAGCACAGGCCATAAACAATGGGATACTATTTACTACAACTATGGAAATCCCTATAACAGTTGGATAAGGGATATACAACCCGACCCCGATGGTGGCTACTATCTTATTGGCAGTACCACTGCTACGGGCTTTATAGGCGACATACTATTAATGAAAATTGACGAGCAGGGCAATGAACTCTGGCATGAAATTTATGACTACAATCTTTTTGGAGAAGAAGCAGTTGCCGAATGGGGAGGCAGTATTTTGGTTTGTTCAGGAGAAGGGCTATTAGTAAGTTCTGTTCACCAAAACTATTTAGCATTTCCTATAAAACCTCGAAAAACAATACTAATAAAACTCGATACAAGCCGAAATATAGAATGGGATACTTTTTATAATACCGACTTTGATGGGTTTCAGGCTGCTCGCGTCATCCAAGCTACTGATGAAGGTTTTGTATTTGCAGGCTTGCAATTTCCAACTTCTGCGAGTAATAATGTAAAAGCAATATTGGCCAGAACCGATGCCAACGGCAATCTTTTATGGAAAAGATTATATGACTACGCAGGCTTTGACAACTACTTTTATGATTTGATAGGCACCCCCGACGGAGATTTTATTGCCTGTGGGCGTACAGAGTACTACGATTTTCCGGCGGGTATTGGCCAAGCCAATCTGTATATCGTTAAAACCAACTGCATGGGTCTGCTCACCGAGCCGGAGGCAGCTTTTGCCTACGAGCCTTTGGGCAGCAACGAAATACAGTTTACCAACCAAACCCTCTACGCTTACCCCGACAGCATAGACGGCGGCTACTATCGTTGGGATTGGGGCGACGGCAGCCCGCCTTACCTCTGCGGGCAAGGCTACGACCTCTGCTCCGGCAATATCCTGACCCATCAATACCCGGCTTCCGGCACTTATACCACCACCCTCACCGCTATCGTCTGTTCAGACACTTCCTTAGTACAGGCACAGATAGATACCGAAGGCGGGGGCGGCACGGTAGGATTACCCCCTGACATGCCACCCCCCGACCCACTAAAGGGCGAAAAATCCTTACAGGTTTACCCCAACCCCGCCACAAACACCCTCACCTTTCAACAGGTTTCAAAGTCCCCTTCAGGGGATTTAGGGGTGAACGGGGCAGGAGATTTGGAAATAAAACTACACACCCTCACCGGACAAACCGCCTTGCAAACCACCCTTGCCGCAGGCGAAACAAACAAAACCATTTCGGTGGCCCATCTTCCGGTTGGGATGTATCTCTATGAGGCCGAGCAATCGGGCAGTGTGTTGGCGCGGGGGAAGGTGGCGGTGGTTAGGTAG